One window of the Shewanella maritima genome contains the following:
- the tesB gene encoding acyl-CoA thioesterase II: MSQVLNNLLTMLDLEQIEVGLFRGQTEDIGFGHLFGGHIMAQAMIAAKNTVDPSRNIHSFHSYFLRAGDETQPIVYEVENMRDGGSFSARRVKAIQKGVPIFFMSCSFQSEEAGFDHQSEMPQVAGPDGLLNQQELAMTLRDKIPPHVLEKFVADSPFEMRLVEPADIVMPKQTKPERHVWVRANGNIPSDHSIQESLLSYVSDFNFLVTAAQPHGVSFLTPGMKMATIDHAMWFHRPFNLDDWLLYSIESTNATGGRGFVKGQFFDQQGNLVASATQEGLMRMTNRGK; the protein is encoded by the coding sequence ATGAGCCAAGTACTCAATAACTTATTAACCATGCTTGATTTGGAGCAAATTGAAGTTGGGTTGTTTCGCGGGCAAACCGAGGATATAGGTTTTGGTCATTTGTTTGGCGGGCACATCATGGCGCAGGCGATGATCGCGGCTAAAAATACTGTCGATCCCAGTCGTAATATTCATTCTTTCCATTCTTACTTTTTGCGTGCAGGTGACGAGACTCAACCAATCGTTTATGAAGTTGAAAACATGCGTGATGGTGGAAGTTTTAGCGCAAGACGAGTAAAGGCTATTCAAAAAGGCGTGCCGATTTTCTTTATGTCTTGCTCGTTTCAATCTGAAGAAGCAGGATTTGATCATCAAAGCGAGATGCCGCAAGTGGCGGGGCCTGATGGTTTGTTAAATCAACAAGAGCTTGCTATGACGCTGCGAGATAAAATACCGCCGCATGTGTTAGAAAAGTTTGTGGCAGATAGCCCGTTTGAGATGCGTTTAGTTGAGCCTGCCGATATTGTGATGCCAAAGCAAACCAAACCTGAGCGTCATGTGTGGGTGCGAGCCAATGGCAATATTCCTAGTGATCACTCAATTCAAGAGTCATTATTGTCCTATGTGTCTGACTTTAACTTCTTAGTGACTGCAGCTCAGCCTCATGGTGTATCCTTCTTAACGCCAGGCATGAAGATGGCAACAATCGATCACGCTATGTGGTTCCACCGTCCATTTAATCTTGATGATTGGTTGCTTTATAGTATTGAGAGTACCAATGCGACTGGCGGTAGAGGTTTTGTAAAAGGTCAGTTCTTTG
- a CDS encoding 1,4-dihydroxy-2-naphthoate polyprenyltransferase, with the protein MQPWLLAIRPRTLPAAIGPLLIGNMLAIELEQFSWFIATISMLCGVLLQISVNLANDYFDFKNGIDTDERLGPTRVTQSGMLSPTAVRNGMIITLLLAFAVGFYLIIHGGWPIAILAAASMLGALCYSGGPYPLASHGLGEVAAFVFFGLVAVVGSYYLQVGTTSLSAWLLGSAIGFFNAAIMLVNNTRDINTDTKAGKNTLAVRIGEAQAKVLYQSLVYLPFAIIIGGFFLGYLKGLPVLLAGVSLIIARNLSQAFQDNTGEALNPILGQTAKLTMTFSALFSVGLAFTIGH; encoded by the coding sequence ATTCAACCTTGGCTTCTTGCTATTCGCCCGCGCACTTTGCCTGCGGCGATTGGCCCTTTATTAATCGGTAACATGCTCGCAATTGAGCTTGAGCAATTTAGTTGGTTTATTGCCACCATATCTATGCTTTGTGGTGTGCTACTGCAAATATCAGTCAACCTCGCCAATGACTATTTTGACTTTAAAAACGGCATCGACACCGATGAGCGTCTTGGCCCAACCCGGGTAACTCAAAGCGGCATGTTGTCTCCAACAGCGGTGCGCAACGGTATGATTATTACCCTATTGCTCGCATTTGCTGTGGGTTTTTATCTTATTATTCATGGCGGCTGGCCGATTGCGATTTTGGCAGCAGCGTCCATGCTTGGTGCACTTTGCTACAGTGGCGGCCCTTACCCATTGGCATCACATGGCTTAGGCGAAGTCGCAGCATTTGTGTTTTTCGGTTTGGTTGCCGTGGTAGGCAGCTATTACTTGCAAGTAGGCACCACCAGCCTCAGCGCCTGGTTACTGGGTAGCGCTATTGGCTTTTTTAATGCCGCGATCATGCTGGTGAACAACACTCGCGACATTAATACTGATACTAAAGCAGGTAAAAACACGCTGGCCGTGAGAATTGGTGAAGCGCAAGCGAAAGTACTTTACCAAAGCCTAGTGTACCTGCCATTTGCCATTATCATTGGCGGCTTCTTTTTAGGTTATTTAAAAGGCTTACCCGTGCTGCTAGCCGGGGTTTCACTGATTATTGCCCGCAACCTAAGTCAGGCATTTCAAGATAATACTGGCGAAGCACTTAACCCAATACTTGGGCAAACAGCCAAACTCACTATGACGTTCAGCGCCTTATTTAGTGTAGGGTTAGCCTTCACTATTGGTCATTAA